Proteins from one Ipomoea triloba cultivar NCNSP0323 chromosome 1, ASM357664v1 genomic window:
- the LOC116022420 gene encoding uncharacterized protein At4g06744 gives MVKVMGKNIIVLILSVFLVLHSTSTLVNGGKKKLAVSGLGERELVFADQRLAAVYPIIQNFKNIITSDPLGVTKTWVGPNICNYTGFFCGIPPDNKSAIALASVDFNGFRLTAPSLDGFIDKLPDIALFHANSNSFSGTISPDIAKLPYLYEIDISNNLFSGQFPTAILGMKGLTFLDIRFNSFTGSVPPQLFTEEFDALFLNNNNFMQRLPDAFSTHIYFLTLANNNFFGPIPRTISKALSGVSEVLLLNNKLSGCLPYELGFLNDAVVFDAGNNHLTGPLPFSLGCLDKVEVLNFAGNLLYGMVPDVICALGNLANLSLANNYFNAIGPNCFGLIRSGVLDVRNNCIPGLPFQRSIPECVQFFAVPRFCHNMPPYTYIPCSHPNFKSAEEMAPSPF, from the coding sequence ATGGTTAAGGTTATGGGGAAGAACATCATCGTTTTGATTCTCAGCGTGTTCCTCGTACTCCATAGTACTAGCACTCTTGTTAATGGAGGCAAAAAGAAGCTTGCAGTTTCAGGGTTGGGAGAAAGGGAGCTAGTTTTTGCAGATCAAAGACTGGCTGCTGTTTACCCCATTATACAGAATTTCAAGAATATCATCACTTCTGATCCGTTGGGAGTGACCAAGACTTGGGTAGGTCCAAACATCTGCAACTACACTGGGTTCTTCTGTGGGATCCCCCCAGACAATAAATCAGCCATTGCTCTTGCCTCTGTGGATTTCAATGGATTTCGCCTCACAGCGCCGAGTCTTGATGGGTTCATTGATAAGCTCCCGGATATAGCCCTGTTCCATGCTAATTCCAACAGTTTTTCAGGAACCATTTCCCCGGATATTGCTAAGCTTCCTTATTTGTATGAGATTGATATTAGTAACAATCTGTTTTCTGGGCAGTTCCCAACTGCTATTCTGGGCATGAAAGGCCTTACTTTCTTGGACATTCGTTTCAATTCCTTCACCGGGTCAGTTCCACCCCAGCTGTTCACCGAGGAGTTTGATGCGCTGttcctcaacaacaacaacttcATGCAGAGGTTGCCTGATGCTTTCAGCACCCATATTTACTTCCTAACCTTAGCCAACAACAACTTCTTTGGTCCAATCCCGAGAACCATCTCGAAAGCCTTGTCGGGTGTTTCAGAGGTTTTGCTGCTTAACAACAAGTTGAGTGGCTGTCTTCCTTATGAACTCGGGTTTTTGAACGATGCTGTGGTCTTTGATGCTGGCAACAATCACTTAACAGGTCCCTTGCCATTCTCATTAGGGTGCTTGGACAAAGTTGAGGTCTTGAATTTTGCAGGGAATCTGTTGTATGGAATGGTGCCAGATGTGATATGTGCCCTGGGAAACCTGGCAAATCTATCCTTGGCTAATAATTATTTCAACGCGATAGGGCCAAATTGCTTCGGCTTGATCAGAAGCGGAGTGCTTGATGTGAGGAACAATTGCATTCCTGGTCTGCCATTCCAGAGATCAATACCTGAGTGTGTACAGTTCTTTGCTGTTCCAAGATTCTGTCACAACATGCCACCATATACTTACATTCCCTGCTCGCACCCCAACTTCAAGTCTGCAGAAGAAATGGCTCCTTCCCCTTTCTAG
- the LOC116022121 gene encoding probable inactive receptor kinase At5g67200, whose amino-acid sequence MVGLLVMVLLFASSSASASSVIPSDASALLAFQVKADLKGKLGFSSNSTLGFCKWNGVQCSEKKVVRLVCEKVGLDGVFAPDTLTRLDQLRVLSLQDNSLAGPIPDLSRLVNLKVLFLNRNFFSGFIPPSISTLHRLKTLDLSHNNLTGNIPAFFNGLDRLYYLRLDSNRLNGSVPALNQTTLQIFNVSQNILSGPIPVTPTLSRFRTTAFSSNKALCGEIIHKECRPIQPFFHPSPATTAPPPPHSASQNAQLRDGGLYSPEKKSNKRSVLIIGLTLGFFVLICSIICFALAAKKSSKSISSTPKIDLDPIVAANTEAVMRIEEESNELEEKVKRVQEGMQVMGKSGNLVFSVGESQVYTLEQLMKASAELLGRGTLGTTYKAVLDNRLIVCVKRLDSGKMASRSKDEFERHMESVGGLRHPNLVPLRAYFQAKEERLLVYDYQPNGSLFSLIHGSKSSRAKPLHWTSCLKIADDVAQGLSYIHQAWRLVHGNLKSSNVLLGSDFEACISDYCLSVLANPFSDDDPDCAAYKAPEARKLNMHHQATSKSDVYSYGVLVLELLTGKHPSEHPVLMPDEMIKWVRSTRDDDGGEENRLEMILEVAMVCSVASPEQRPTMWQVLKMIQEIKDAAIMEDGREMDLLTGTS is encoded by the exons ATGGTGGGGCTGCTCGTTATGGTTTTGCTGTTTGCTAGTTCTTCTGCTTCTGCGAGCTCGGTAATCCCCTCCGACGCGTCGGCATTGTTGGCGTTTCAGGTGAAGGCGGACTTGAAAGGGAAGCTTGGGTTTTCTTCAAACTCCACCTTGGGTTTCTGCAAGTGGAATGGCGTGCAGTGTAGTGAAAAGAAGGTGGTTCGTTTGGTGTGTGAAAAGGTGGGTTTGGATGGGGTTTTTGCTCCGGATACCCTAACTCGGCTTGACCAGCTCAGAGTTTTGAGTTTGCAGGATAACTCGCTCGCCGGGCCTATTCCCGATCTTTCCCGCTTGGTTAACCTGAAAGTTCTGTTTTTGAACCGTAATTTCTTTAGTGGATTTATTCCTCCCTCAATCTCCACTCTCCACCGCCTCAAAACCCTTGATCTCTCCCACAACAACCTCACCGGCAACATTCCGGCGTTTTTCAACGGTCTGGACCGGTTGTACTATCTCCGTCTCGACTCCAACCGCCTCAACGGCTCCGTGCCGGCGCTCAACCAAACTACTCTCCAGATCTTCAACGTTTCGCAGAATATTCTCTCCGGTCCCATTCCGGTGACGCCCACATTATCCCGCTTCAGAACGACGGCGTTTTCCTCCAACAAAGCTCTCTGCGGTGAGATAATACACAAGGAATGCCGCCCTATTCAACCCTTCTTCCACCCATCTCCCGCCACCACtgccccgccgccgccgcattCCGCCTCTCAAAACGCACAGTTACGCGACGGCGGATTATACAGCCCCgaaaagaaatcaaacaaaAGGTCCGTTCTCATCATTGGGTTAACCCTAGGGTTTTTTGTCCTCATTTGCTCCATTATCTGTTTCGCCCTAGCCGCTAAAAAATCGAGCAAGTCAATTTCGTCGACTCCGAAAATCGATTTGGACCCGATCGTCGCCGCCAACACGGAGGCGGTGATGAGAATCGAAGAAGAAAGCAACGAGCTAGAAGAGAAAGTGAAGCGAGTGCAGGAAGGAATGCAGGTGATGGGGAAAAGTGGAAACTTGGTTTTCTCGGTCGGCGAATCTCAGGTGTATACTTTGGAGCAGTTGATGAAAGCCTCGGCGGAGCTTCTGGGGCGGGGAACGCTGGGCACCACCTATAAGGCGGTGCTCGACAACCGTTTGATTGTTTGCGTGAAAAGATTAGACTCTGGGAAAATGGCGAGTCGGAGTAAGGATGAATTTGAACGGCACATGGAATCAGTGGGCGGATTACGCCACCCAAATTTGGTTCCTCTCAGAGCTTATTTCCAGGCCAAGGAAGAACGCCTTCTGGTCTATGATTACCAGCCCAATGGCAGTCTCTTCTCTCTTATCCATG GTTCCAAGTCCTCGAGAGCAAAGCCACTTCACTGGACGTCGTGCTTGAAAATAGCGGACGATGTAGCTCAAGGCCTCTCGTATATCCACCAAGCATGGAGGCTTGTTCACGGCAACCTCAAGTCGTCTAACGTCCTCCTGGGATCCGATTTTGAGGCCTGCATTTCCGATTACTGCCTCTCCGTCCTGGCCAACCCCTTCTCAGACGACGACCCTGATTGTGCAGCCTACAAGGCACCCGAAGCTCGAAAACTAAACATGCACCACCAAGCAACCTCAAAGTCTGATGTTTACTCCTATGGAGTTCTTGTACTGGAACTGCTCACCGGGAAGCACCCCTCAGAACACCCTGTTCTAATGCCGGACGAGATGATCAAGTGGGTAAGGTCCACCCGGGACGATGATGGCGGGGAAGAAAATCGACTGGAAATGATTCTTGAAGTGGCAATGGTGTGCAGTGTGGCGTCCCCAGAGCAAAGACCGACCATGTGGCAAGTGTTGAAGATGATCCAGGAGATCAAAGATGCCGCCATTATGGAGGATGGTCGTGAAATGGACCTACTCACCGGGACTTCTTGA
- the LOC116022784 gene encoding uncharacterized protein LOC116022784, with product MDSDMMEANSSSAPAPALPPDQDEFVRNLLTVARQLIDQNMPSQALQAVVMAMRARDGEGAVHQLLHRARELYSNRVQASAAADELASLLAECAIAEATPPNSEPYEHNTADESAELEKSGTSILSETGRKQVMLDAFSDGSSFICIQCGGLVSANRRDEHYSFWCGKM from the exons ATGGATTCTGACATGATGGAGGCGAACTCCTCgtcggcgccggcgccggcgcttCCACCCGATCAGGATGAATTCGTCAGAAATTTGCTCACTGTGGCTCGCCAGCTTATCGATCAAAACATGCCTTCTCAGGCTCTCCAAGCG GTGGTGATGGCAATGAGAGCAAGAGATGGGGAGGGGGCTGTACATCAATTGCTTCATCGTGCTCGGGAGCTATACAGTAACAGAGTGCAGGCAAGTGCAGCTGCAGATGAACTGGCTTCTTTGCTTGCTGAGTGTGCAATTGCCGAGGCCACGCCTCCCAACTCTGAGCCCTATGAACATAACACGGCAGATGAATCTGCGGAACTAGAGAAGAGTGGGACTTCAATACTATCAGAGACTGGAAGGAAACAAGTTATGTTGGATGCATTCTCTGATGGAAGCAGCTTTATATGCATTCAATGTGGGGGTCTGGTTAGCGCAAATAGGAGAGACGAGCACTACTCCTTCTGGTGTGGTAAAATGTGA